The proteins below are encoded in one region of Halalkalicoccus jeotgali B3:
- a CDS encoding CehA/McbA family metallohydrolase: MLSVELHAHSALSHDGRDPVDFLLEQASAVGLDAIAITDHDAFEASREAARLAPEYGLVGIPGIEVTSSAGHVLGIGVDVPVEAGLPYGETIERIRGAGGIAVVPHPFQSSRHGVGANVSREELARADAIEVYNSRLLTGRANRKAERFARSRGLAMTAGSDAHINEMVGQAITRVETGGERNVEAILDGIREGQTAVEGKRTPWRISFRQAGGGAKRRVKRRASSFFG, encoded by the coding sequence GTGCTCTCGGTCGAACTCCACGCACACTCCGCGCTCTCGCACGACGGCCGGGATCCCGTGGACTTCCTCCTCGAACAGGCCAGTGCCGTCGGCCTCGACGCCATCGCGATCACCGATCACGACGCCTTCGAGGCGAGCCGCGAGGCCGCCCGACTCGCCCCCGAGTACGGGCTGGTCGGGATCCCCGGCATCGAGGTCACGAGTTCGGCCGGCCACGTCCTCGGAATCGGGGTCGACGTACCCGTAGAGGCGGGTCTTCCCTACGGGGAGACCATCGAACGGATCCGCGGGGCCGGCGGGATCGCCGTCGTTCCCCACCCCTTCCAGTCCTCCCGACACGGCGTCGGCGCGAACGTCTCCCGCGAGGAGTTGGCGAGGGCCGACGCCATCGAGGTCTACAACTCGCGGCTGCTGACCGGCAGGGCGAACCGGAAGGCAGAACGGTTCGCCCGGTCACGGGGACTGGCAATGACCGCCGGCAGCGACGCTCACATCAACGAGATGGTCGGGCAGGCGATCACCCGGGTCGAAACCGGCGGCGAGCGAAACGTCGAGGCGATCCTCGACGGGATCCGCGAGGGACAGACGGCAGTCGAGGGCAAGCGCACCCCGTGGCGGATCAGCTTTCGCCAGGCCGGCGGCGGGGCGAAACGGCGGGTGAAACGCCGGGCCTCCTCCTTTTTCGGATGA
- a CDS encoding asparagine synthase C-terminal domain-containing protein: protein MIHGSDSALVERALEDRDPFPGTRGFAGDLPDGRLVRDVLGRVPLFVERTGEGWGFSPTALADPVPFPAGHVDDERVWTLPAPSPFAGEREAVAATEGAIGASLALDSDGLAVAFSGGVDSAVVASRLEAPLYVVGFEGSHDIAAAREGASAMGRDLRVVECTHADIERAVPRVARATDRTNAMDVGIALSLFLVAERAVADGFDRLAIGQGADELFGGYEKVVRTDHRVESDSVRGATREVIASLPDQLERDVLAIRAAGAEPVAPLLDDRVVRAALRLDGPMLATDEERKRVFREAAREFVPREVANREKKAMQYGSLIARELDRLARQAGFKRRMDDHVTKYVESLLD, encoded by the coding sequence ATGATCCACGGGAGCGATTCCGCGCTCGTCGAACGCGCACTCGAGGACCGCGATCCGTTCCCCGGGACGCGAGGGTTCGCCGGCGACCTCCCCGACGGCAGGCTCGTCCGGGACGTTCTCGGGCGCGTTCCGCTGTTCGTCGAGCGCACGGGTGAGGGGTGGGGATTCTCACCGACCGCCCTCGCGGATCCGGTCCCGTTCCCGGCGGGTCACGTCGACGACGAGCGCGTCTGGACGCTTCCCGCCCCGTCCCCGTTCGCCGGGGAGCGCGAGGCGGTCGCAGCGACCGAAGGTGCGATCGGGGCGAGCCTCGCGCTCGATTCGGACGGACTCGCGGTCGCCTTCTCGGGCGGCGTCGACTCGGCGGTCGTCGCGAGTCGCCTCGAAGCACCCCTGTACGTCGTCGGCTTCGAGGGGAGCCACGACATCGCCGCGGCCCGCGAGGGCGCGAGCGCGATGGGGCGGGATCTCCGGGTCGTCGAGTGTACCCACGCCGACATCGAGCGGGCGGTCCCCCGCGTGGCTCGCGCGACGGACCGGACCAACGCGATGGACGTGGGGATCGCGCTGTCGCTGTTTCTCGTCGCCGAGCGAGCCGTCGCGGACGGCTTCGACCGCCTCGCGATCGGCCAAGGCGCCGACGAGCTGTTCGGCGGCTACGAGAAGGTCGTCCGGACCGACCACCGAGTCGAATCCGACTCCGTGCGCGGCGCGACCCGCGAGGTGATCGCCTCGCTCCCAGACCAACTGGAACGTGACGTTCTCGCGATCCGTGCCGCCGGCGCCGAACCGGTCGCACCCCTGCTCGACGACCGGGTGGTGCGGGCGGCTTTGCGTCTCGACGGCCCGATGCTCGCGACCGACGAGGAGCGAAAACGCGTCTTCCGGGAGGCGGCCCGCGAGTTCGTCCCCCGCGAGGTGGCAAACCGGGAGAAGAAGGCGATGCAGTACGGCAGCCTGATCGCGCGCGAACTCGATCGCCTCGCCCGGCAGGCGGGGTTCAAACGCCGAATGGACGACCACGTCACGAAGTACGTCGAGTCGCTACTCGACTGA